The Gemmatimonadaceae bacterium genome includes a window with the following:
- a CDS encoding protein-glutamate O-methyltransferase, producing the protein MSTIGTPDTLPSEPLLTAPDLTPDDFRRVRQIAYERAGLAIPAGKEGLVRSRVSKRLRDGQVATFRAYLDGVEANPNGEEMVRLIDLLTTNKTDFFREPAHFDFLRNQVLPGVVASGRPLRIWSAGCSTGEEPYTLAMVLRESLPARHDFRILATDICTRVVAAARAGTFSAQQLSDVSRERRARWFTATPDGGGTVGPELRTPISFAHLNLMAPWPMSGPFDAIFCRNVMIYFDKPTVTRLVGRFHELLAPGGHLFIGHSESLTAVEHRYRYVQPAVYAK; encoded by the coding sequence ATGTCGACCATCGGCACCCCTGACACGCTGCCCAGCGAACCGCTGCTGACGGCGCCCGACCTGACGCCCGACGACTTCCGCCGCGTGCGCCAGATCGCCTACGAACGTGCCGGGCTGGCCATCCCTGCCGGGAAGGAGGGGCTGGTGCGCTCGCGCGTTTCGAAGCGCCTGCGCGACGGCCAGGTCGCCACGTTCCGGGCGTATCTCGACGGCGTCGAGGCGAACCCGAACGGCGAGGAGATGGTCCGCCTCATCGACCTGCTCACGACCAACAAGACCGACTTCTTCCGCGAACCGGCACACTTCGACTTCCTGCGGAACCAGGTGCTGCCGGGGGTGGTGGCGTCGGGCCGTCCGCTGCGCATCTGGAGCGCCGGCTGCTCCACGGGCGAGGAGCCGTACACGCTCGCCATGGTGCTGCGCGAGTCACTGCCGGCGCGCCACGACTTCCGGATTCTCGCCACCGACATCTGCACCCGGGTGGTGGCGGCGGCGCGCGCGGGCACGTTCTCGGCGCAGCAGCTGTCGGACGTGTCGCGCGAGCGGCGTGCCCGCTGGTTCACGGCCACGCCCGATGGCGGCGGCACGGTCGGGCCCGAGCTGCGCACCCCGATCAGCTTCGCGCACCTGAACCTGATGGCGCCCTGGCCGATGAGCGGCCCGTTCGACGCGATCTTCTGTCGCAACGTCATGATCTACTTCGACAAGCCCACGGTGACGCGCCTGGTGGGCCGGTTCCACGAGCTCCTCGCGCCGGGCGGCCACCTGTTCATCGGGCACTCGGAGAGCCTCACCGCGGTCGAGCATCGCTACCGCTACGTGCAGCCTGCGGTGTACGCGAAGTGA
- a CDS encoding chemotaxis protein CheD, whose product MADMKVSANPDETLITYALGSCLGIVVHDPVARVAGMLHVMLPSSSIDEVKAKSQPAMFVDTGVPMLFREAYRLGARKERMSVIVAGGSFAGRIDAEDSFQIGKRNMLTLRKLLWKNGVLIHADDTGGVQQSRTMSVLVSTGLVQLRTNGALTVLSPDSGAFQPAPAFAPAAAAVSQR is encoded by the coding sequence ATGGCCGACATGAAGGTCTCGGCGAACCCCGACGAGACGCTCATCACCTATGCCCTCGGCAGCTGCCTCGGCATCGTCGTGCACGATCCCGTGGCCCGCGTGGCCGGCATGCTGCACGTCATGCTCCCCAGCTCGTCCATCGACGAGGTGAAGGCGAAGTCGCAGCCGGCGATGTTCGTGGACACCGGCGTCCCGATGCTGTTCAGGGAGGCCTATCGCCTCGGGGCCCGCAAGGAACGGATGTCGGTGATCGTCGCCGGCGGCTCGTTCGCGGGCCGCATCGATGCCGAGGACAGCTTCCAGATCGGCAAGCGCAACATGCTCACGCTGCGCAAGCTGCTGTGGAAGAATGGTGTGCTCATCCACGCCGACGACACCGGCGGCGTGCAGCAGTCGCGCACGATGTCCGTGCTGGTCTCCACCGGCCTCGTGCAGCTCCGGACCAACGGGGCGCTCACGGTGCTGTCGCCCGACTCCGGCGCGTTCCAGCCGGCCCCCGCGTTCGCGCCGGCCGCCGCCGCCGTTTCCCAGAGGTAG